The Astatotilapia calliptera chromosome 22, fAstCal1.2, whole genome shotgun sequence region ACTGACAGGGACTGACtagcatatttctcccatattggcttttgttcatttgctcattaataaattcaaaaataaatttaaaatccttctcttaacacacaaggtcttgaataatcaggctacatcttatcttaaagatcCCATAGTACCACATCACCTCAATAGatcactttgctctcagactgaaGGGTTACTTGTGGTTCCCAGAGTATTTGAAAGTAGAATGGGAATTAGAGCCTttagctttcaggcccctcttctatggaaccgGGACCAAAactcaggagacagacactgctGGAGGAATTGCCATGATGCActtactgtttttttcttcactcacctttttcactctccatatgtttatacacctctttacatttaatcattaggtattattaatctctggcttcCACAGCTGGTGTTTATCATGTCTTCCTCCTATCACGCCCAaccagtcatggcagatggctgccctttctaagcctggttctgctggaggtttctgccTGTCAAAagcaagtttttccttcccactatcgccAAACCAGTCTCTCAAACAGGTCATACgattgttgggggttttctCTGTCTTATTGTAGAGAATTGACCTTGCTGTTCaattattgttgtgatttggcagtaaataaataaaacagaatgtaATTGAATATCATAGAATGATATATTCTGGCTATTTGGAGCTTGAAAAAATTTGAGTATTTGAAGTAGCCTTTAAATGACTCCtagcaagtgtgtgtgtttgtgtgtgtgttacaaatcCCTGACTGAAACTGTTTCAATGTTTTAACCACAAAGATTCTTCTAATATATTTTCTTGTTTGACTGGTCAGGTTTGGATCAAGAACTTCATTCCACCTGATCTCTTGAGGAGATCAATCATACTCCTCAGATTTCACTTCCCCTTCTAGGGCATCTGTCATGAACTGGAACTGGCTGCAGGCCCTTATCAGTGGGGTCAGCAATTACTCCACAGTGTTCGGTCGGGTCTGGCTCTCAGTGGTCTTCATCTTCCGGGTGATGGTGTTTGTGGTGGCGGCTCAGCGGGTGTGGGCTGATGAAAGGAAAGACTTTGAATGCAACACTAGACAGCCAGGCTGCACCAACGTGTGCTATGACCACTTCTTCCCCATCTCCCACATCAGTCTGTGGGCCCTGCAGCTCATTTTCGTCACATGCCCGTCACTGATGGTTGTTGCCCATGTCAAATATCGACAGATGAAGGACTTAAAGTACACCACCACCCATGAGGGTAAACACATGTATGCCCGCCCTGGGAAGAAACGTGGAGGGCTGTGGTGGACATACCTGGTAAGAATGAAGGGTGCTAATGTTTAATTCCAGTTATGTTGTGTATGCCACACATGGAAGGAGATTAGCAATTATACTGCATGAGCAACAAGCTTCACCACACCTCCAAACTGATGTGAAGTTGTATGTGTGATGACTTTGCAAGAGTGGTGGTATTTTGGTATCTATCCAATATCAAGTATTGCAGATGCAGATACCAAGATACTAATATTACCTACCTAAACTAGACTATAGAAAAATAGATGTAACAGTCAGCACAAAAATGCTTCCAAACATTtctacatatatacatatactgaaattagaggacagaaaaaaagtacAGATCATATCATCCTAGTATCAATCTGATACTGAGACTAGCCTTAATTATCGATATTTGGAGAGAGCCCATCTCTATTTGCAGTCATTCGATTCTTTCTTCCTTTAAACAGCCATATAATACCAAatgttcagtttgttttaacTGATTTTGGTTATTTTGGTATTTGGTAATATCACGAATCTTCCTTTTCTAGATAATCAGGATGAAGAGTCCTCACTTAGGTTACAAATTTTACATAGGGTcacttatctttttttttttttttgtaactggcTAAACATCATAATAAGAGCTTGAACAAGTGGCTGAGATAAGTTACAGTAATTACTGAACCTTTAAAATTTATCCTGCCAAACACAGCCATTATCAACTGAGAAATCACTTggactttactttactttaacaCTCATTTGTTTTCTCATAGGTTAGCCTAATTTTAAAGGCAAGTTTTGACGGTGCTTTCCTCTACATCCTGTATTACATCCACGAAGGGTTCGACTTACCCCGTTTGTTAAAGTGTTCAATGGATCCTTGCCCGAACATAGTGGACTGTTACGTATCCCGCCCCACAGAGAAGAAAATCTTCACTCTCTTCATGGTGGTGTCCTCTGCTGTCTGCATCTTGATGTGTATCTTTGAGATGTTTTACTTCATCTGCAAGAAAGTCAAGAAACGAATCATTGACAAAATAGATGAAGAGACTCGTGAGTTGAAGTCATCGTCAACACCTCATTCAAGGCACAAGTCTAGATCATCTTTGAGAGTGGATCCAACAGTGTCTAACCAGAACCTGAATAACATCAAGACTGAGGAGACACCAACCACGCAATAAGAACCATGTTGCTCGGGCTACTCTGAAAAGCTAATTGAATAACTCCAGGTGCCACTGGAAGCAAATGAATCCCTCCTACTGCTTGCAAAACTGTTGCTcatggaaaacaaaagaagtacGCCGTGATTTGTAAATATTACCATGTTAAACGAAATTCAGCATGCATCGACAGCAAAATTGTGGGTCAAAGAGGAAGCTATTTTTTGTGCATGTATTCTGTGTCTGTAtgagtgtgtctctgtattcatgcttttatgtaGCCTGTGCATCATTAGCCAATAGTAAATTGTGACTGGCCAAGCACAGCACGTTCTTGAACACAGTAAGTGGAGATGAAGAGATTTGAAGGAAATCTCTTTTATTCTTGCACAAGAACCATTGTCAACCATAATGAAGTAAGACTACAGCTATTatagtttgttttaaatgatgagGGGGTGGGGTTGTTGCAATATATAAAGTTTtttcactgttaaatgtttgtgtatgtgtctgttttCATGCATTTCACAATTATCAAGCGGTTACCAGGTCAGTTGGGAAGACTACATGCTGTAAGTGAACCTTATATTCACTTTAGGATTACACGCTGAGTCACTCACAAATTACTTCACAATCGGCTTCACACAAAGCTTTACATATGACCCCGCCTTACTTGTTCTGGCGTCATCCGAGTTTCCACACTACCGTCCAATCAGAAGCAGAGGACACGGGTGCGGTTTTGATAGATAGGACAATGCACCAATGGTAAGCGGAAACTGGACGTCGCCGTATCTGCCCTTACGGATGCTTCGTTGTAGGAAGTAAAGGCTGTCAAATATGAGTTTCCACTACGGACAGGTATTGAATTCccgtattttatattttgtttttgtcttcataATAACATACTAATGTTGTTTATTGAGTTTCCCTTTTATTGACCAATGTGACGTAACTAACAGCACCGCAAGTAGTTTCGGTTATTCATTTGTCTGCTGTGGTTAGCTAAGTGTTACACGGTAAACTGTTGCTATTCTTTAGCAACATTTCGGTAGGAAATAGCGGGTTACTCAGTGTTTATCTTTTAAATTTGGTCTTGTGGTTCAGCAAAACGTAACTACTCTAGTTTTCCTCGTTTGAATTGATAACAGTCATGGTGGGTTTCATCTGAAAGTAGAGGTAACTCATCGTTTTTGCTCAAACACATAATTATGGTGTAAGTAATTTTAACCTTAATTACCTACCATATAAAAGAAGTTGAGCCGTTTTATGTCAACAAACGAATCATTGATCAGCACAGTGGGATCCAATCTAGTTTATTTTGCTTGAATTATGGCATCGTTAAGCTTCTGTACGTCTAGTTTTTAGTTAATTCgtgaatctttttttcttgtattaaTTGATTACATCATCGAAAGGCTAGAATAAGACTTTGTTTCACATGTTTAATGATCTTTGCCTGAAAAGTATTTAAAACCACTAATACACTACCAAAATACAgctgtattttttgttgttttgttttaacctaTCACAAAAAATTACCCACCTCTGTGTCctataggtaacttcacatgaGCAGTCTCATAATTATaaaccaattacatgttttGCTGGCAAAATCTTAATTTACAAGCTGATTGTAACTTTCAAATAAGTATGCAACATTTAacttaattaaacaaaaaatattttcctcaTATTGTGCAGCTCTCATTGGTGCCAAATAAACTGCTGTCTGTGGCATGGCCATGGGAACTCTAGGGTTGTAGGCTCTATGAGTTCTGAGTCCAGATCAAACCTTTATACTAAACCCACTTAAACATTGCTACAGACAACACAATCCTGCTTAtgccttaacctcctaggacctggcgtccacatacgtggacatcacattttgggttaattagactaaaatactcaattttgctctacatgggcttgatatccacttacgagggcattatactgctactgttctatcaaaatcctcatatgtggctcttatttttcttaaaaacaaaaataaggttgaaaaaaaaatctggtaattctttgtttttacattcattgggccccaatatgcccaaatatcaaagagaaattaaaaatgcatgtcgtggaagagttcgggtcttaggaggttaaggtaTTACCAGTTAGTTGCATTCAACCCTAGAGGTGCAATGTACACTGCAAAAACTGCTGAATGAGAGGTACAAGAAAGAGTCCCCCAAATCAGTCTAGTTGATCATCCACTGGATGCTCCCAGGAACGATCACAATCTGTGGAGGCCGCAGCGGACAATCTACAGGACTCCAAGAATCCACTAGAGATCCTGTTTCCATGCCTCACTATGTCAGAGCTGTTTTGCAGGCACAGAGGGGGGCTATACAATATTGAGCAGCTGATTTTAGTATTGTGGCTAATGATTACATATTTTCCCCTGAAATGTTAAACAATTGGAGTACAAAGTAGCAGGATCCAAGGCAACGGAAAATACATGACCTTAAAACTAAACTTAAGTACAGAATTTGAGAAGATAGTCGAATAGCCATACCTGAAGTATCTTGTGTCTCTGTTGTCCTCAGACTCTTTTACTGCAGAAGCAGTAAGCCTGTTTATTATAGGGTTTAGTGACCCTTGCTTTTTTGTCCCTCTGCAGGGCTATCCAGTTGGAGTCAACCCGCCACAGGGTGCGCCATACGGTGCAGGCAGAGGTTCCTATGGGCCTCCACCATCAGCTCCTTACGGAGGTCCTGGAGGTCAACCAGGAGGCCCCTATGGTGGTTATGGAGTTCCAGGTCATGGAGGGCAATATGGGCCAGGGCCAGGTGGTGCCCCTGGTGGGCCTTATGGGGGTTATGGTGGACAACCATATGGGGGACCTAATGCAAACTATGGTCCTGCAGGTAATTATGAGACGAGAGCATATCTTTGTAAGCATCTGTGGTAGCTCTGCCTGTAGGATTTAAGCAGGCATACACTGAACACAAGGAGACTGCAGATAGACTCTGATTCTGCTTCCACATTGCTTCCCCCCTCACTCTCCGCTGGGATGATGGATAGAAAATGACTTGCGTTCCCAGACAGTCTTGTAGAGACAGGGTTCAGTTTGTGCCCCTCAGCAGGATTACACGGCTGGAGTGATGACTCCGGTAATACTGAGTGAGGGCTAAACAGAGTAAGAGACAGATGGGCaaagagtgtgtttgtgtgattacACTGTTTCCAGTAGTGGCTAAGCCTAAGTCAGAACCTGATAGCCTATGTTACGATCAGTCCCCACAGGGACAAAATCCATCAAGGGTCTGCCCTCAAGTGTCACCTGTCCCTCTCTCCCCATTCATTTTTCTGACAATCAGTCCCCCCTCTACTGCTTCCTTCAACTCACACCATATTTTTCTAACACCTCCTTTTTCCAGATAATGGCCTCTTCTCGAGACGGCTTTTTGTCAACCTTTGACCCTATCTGCACCTTCATTTTCACAGCCGCTATTTATGAAACCTGAACCTGTATAACTAAGGTTGGACATGTAGCCTTTAGAAGAATACAAACTGCCTTACTAACTGCAGGAAGGTTATTTGGAtcccttctttgttttttccatattgtaaaacaaatatgtatTTAAAGGGGCCCCGTCTAACTGTCAGATGAAATGCAATTCCTGTTCTGTTGCTCACATTTGCATGCAGCTTGTGGAAGCAGAACATCAGGCAAAATGGCAATGAGACTTACATGAGCTGTGTACGAGACTGTGTTGCAGTATCATACGTATGCTGCATTCACAGATGTACAACAGCTGAAATACCAGGGTACATACTCAGTATCAGTTTAATTGACTCATTATAGTTGACTCTGGTTATCAATGCCAGATATATGTTGCATAGCTAATTTATACCTACTCATCTATCGGCCCCTATTATTGGTAATGactacatttatataaaatatttttaaatttttatttattttaaaataaatataaattctcAACACAAAGCCTGTttaaactgaaatgtttttgtttgctgctttttaaaagaatgaacAAGGTCAACTAAAATCAGTTGTGGTAGTAAACTGCTCCACAGGCGTAGTGGCACAGACTGAAAGGTTCTGTCCTTCCTATTCTGTTCCTGTTCCTTCCTATTAATCAGCCATGTAAATCACCCTCACCTAGCTGAACATGGACGCTTTAAAAAAGCTAAAGCTATCCAAACCTTAGAGCCAACCACAAGCTAGCAGCCTCGGTATGAGCAAAAGATCGAATCAGTTATGAAGAAAATTATGGagatgagtgaaaaagagaaaaggattgATGTCCTGTTATCTAGTTAATTTATAAACATACTGGAAAATGATCCAAGtaactgaactttattttgttaaataaatctgTAGCaccagtttttttgttgttgttactgttttttgggggggtttttttagtaaagaaaatgtattaGGTAAAGGTGGGTGTACATTACCTCATTTTTAGTTAATTATTTGCACCTCTTTCCAGTACCAGAGCACTTCATTTTCAACTGTTTAAGTCAGAGAAGATCTTGTAACTTACTGCagtgtagttatttattt contains the following coding sequences:
- the LOC113014545 gene encoding gap junction beta-3 protein-like codes for the protein MNWNWLQALISGVSNYSTVFGRVWLSVVFIFRVMVFVVAAQRVWADERKDFECNTRQPGCTNVCYDHFFPISHISLWALQLIFVTCPSLMVVAHVKYRQMKDLKYTTTHEGKHMYARPGKKRGGLWWTYLVSLILKASFDGAFLYILYYIHEGFDLPRLLKCSMDPCPNIVDCYVSRPTEKKIFTLFMVVSSAVCILMCIFEMFYFICKKVKKRIIDKIDEETRELKSSSTPHSRHKSRSSLRVDPTVSNQNLNNIKTEETPTTQ